The Sphingomonas telluris genome includes a window with the following:
- a CDS encoding spinster family MFS transporter: MSGEADRAPAWTLYRPSQRWGFLGILFLASASSSIDRHVMSVLIEPIKAEFHASDTVMGLLGGFAFAALYATLGLPVARFADRGDRKLVISAALAVWSIMTLLCGMARTLPELVLARVGVGAGEAGAMPPAQSLIADYFPPDQRARALGVFISSSTAGYLLAFTLGAWLAATHGWRSAFVALGAPGLLLCVLTLFGLREPRLRTQKDQRPQQESLRTTLAALAGKRTFVLLCVATILYFLVAYGAVIWFPSYLVRVLHLDLVSVGAIFGALGAVASLVGSVFGGLITDFATRRGGAYAARVPSLIMIGVVPFYELALFSNEPVLFYAASFVGAVGLSAAVPAFFTLLHRICGSPRRSMAVAILFFFANLVGLGLGPVLTGVLSDHFSAAYGPVGLRYSLMIAFAALVLSGMALWAAATSVERDTED; this comes from the coding sequence ATGAGCGGCGAGGCTGACCGCGCACCTGCGTGGACTTTGTACCGTCCGTCGCAGCGCTGGGGTTTTCTTGGTATCCTGTTTCTCGCTTCCGCGTCGAGCTCCATCGATCGGCATGTCATGTCGGTACTGATTGAGCCGATAAAGGCGGAATTTCACGCTTCCGACACGGTGATGGGCTTACTTGGCGGCTTCGCTTTCGCCGCCTTGTACGCCACACTCGGCCTCCCGGTGGCGCGCTTTGCCGATCGCGGTGACCGTAAGCTGGTCATCTCTGCGGCATTGGCCGTCTGGAGTATAATGACGCTCCTCTGCGGCATGGCACGAACTTTGCCCGAGCTTGTCCTGGCGCGCGTCGGTGTCGGAGCAGGCGAGGCGGGGGCGATGCCTCCCGCGCAGTCGCTCATCGCGGACTACTTTCCTCCCGATCAACGCGCGCGTGCACTTGGCGTATTCATTTCGTCGTCAACGGCCGGCTACCTGCTGGCTTTCACCTTAGGTGCATGGCTAGCAGCGACTCATGGCTGGCGGTCGGCCTTCGTTGCGCTTGGAGCACCCGGTTTGCTCCTGTGTGTCCTAACGCTGTTTGGACTTCGAGAACCGAGGCTGCGAACGCAGAAGGATCAAAGGCCGCAGCAGGAGTCGCTTCGCACGACACTGGCAGCATTGGCAGGCAAGCGCACATTCGTACTCCTCTGCGTCGCCACCATACTTTACTTTCTTGTCGCCTATGGGGCGGTGATCTGGTTCCCTTCCTATCTGGTGCGGGTCCTCCATCTCGACCTCGTGTCGGTCGGTGCCATCTTCGGGGCACTCGGCGCCGTCGCTTCTCTCGTGGGCAGTGTCTTCGGCGGTCTTATTACCGATTTCGCGACGAGGCGCGGTGGGGCTTACGCTGCGCGCGTGCCATCACTGATCATGATTGGCGTGGTTCCTTTTTATGAGCTCGCGCTTTTCAGTAACGAACCCGTCCTCTTTTATGCGGCATCGTTTGTTGGAGCGGTGGGCCTTAGTGCCGCAGTGCCTGCTTTCTTTACGTTGCTGCATCGGATTTGTGGGTCACCCCGGCGCTCGATGGCAGTCGCAATCCTCTTCTTTTTCGCGAACTTGGTAGGTCTCGGCCTCGGCCCAGTTCTCACCGGTGTGCTCAGCGATCATTTCAGCGCGGCCTACGGTCCGGTTGGGTTACGATATTCGCTCATGATCGCGTTCGCGGCCCTAGTGCTTTCCGGGATGGCCCTATGGGCGGCCGCCACGTCCGTCGAACGCGACACCGAGGACTAA
- a CDS encoding DUF885 domain-containing protein, which translates to MDDATGEAIALALVGIDKVWAEVRRTPWVERDLGLPVDRLPDIGEAAVAARSRRAAEALYALDRANEAFLPRELKLTHTVARLTAARMAAEADRYWLAFDPLGIGFFAMFAPTAYCGGFLLGHVGGMLAKFAFETEGDLHRYLGLLEDYARLIDQLRERTAGQARRGIRIPRPQLEQSRELVSRFRRGVTALVPSSDRLQGAGSDRAADLIRERLDRAVDPAFETLLSLLSEADYDARAPETVGIAQYPGGEALYRELVHEHTTLDVSPEQVHAQGLEQVAAVRAAMAELIREVPFEGSPSDYLAATGRDPAWRAQSSEEIEAFFNRYIERIAPLLDDVFRFKPNAPHAAAPLPEMLAGSMTFGYYDAPGPNQPAGRYLFNATNLAGGPLGNIASLNYHELVPGHHFHLASQRENEALHPVRANALFNAFNEGWAEYAATLAGELGMYQAPEERFGRLMMDAFLACRLVVDTGMNAMGWSLEEARTFMRENAFVPETEIRSESIRYSCDIPGQSLAYKIGEHFLTARREEMRARLGERFDLRDFHDAVLKPGALPLPLVAENIASATEQLVA; encoded by the coding sequence ATGGACGATGCCACGGGAGAGGCGATTGCACTGGCGCTAGTCGGCATCGACAAGGTGTGGGCAGAGGTTCGACGCACGCCTTGGGTCGAGCGCGATTTAGGACTGCCAGTTGATAGGCTTCCGGACATCGGCGAGGCTGCCGTTGCCGCTCGTAGTCGTCGCGCAGCAGAGGCCTTATACGCTCTCGACCGCGCCAACGAGGCGTTTCTGCCTCGCGAACTGAAGTTAACGCACACCGTCGCCAGGCTGACCGCAGCGCGGATGGCAGCTGAGGCAGATCGCTACTGGCTGGCCTTTGATCCGCTCGGCATCGGGTTCTTCGCGATGTTCGCGCCCACGGCCTACTGCGGGGGCTTTTTGCTCGGGCACGTCGGCGGAATGCTTGCCAAGTTCGCCTTCGAGACGGAGGGCGATCTTCATCGTTATCTCGGATTGCTGGAGGACTATGCGCGCCTGATCGATCAGCTGCGGGAACGGACCGCCGGTCAGGCCCGACGTGGCATACGAATTCCCCGCCCGCAGCTCGAACAGTCACGCGAACTGGTCTCGCGGTTCCGCCGTGGGGTGACCGCCCTGGTACCATCGTCCGATCGGCTCCAGGGGGCGGGCTCAGACAGAGCCGCGGACCTCATCCGGGAGCGGTTGGATCGCGCCGTCGACCCCGCCTTCGAAACATTACTCTCGCTGCTTTCCGAAGCGGACTACGACGCACGCGCGCCCGAAACCGTCGGCATAGCCCAGTATCCAGGCGGTGAAGCACTATACCGGGAGCTGGTTCACGAGCACACCACGCTCGACGTCTCCCCGGAGCAAGTGCACGCTCAAGGTCTCGAGCAAGTGGCGGCCGTCCGCGCGGCGATGGCGGAACTGATCCGCGAAGTACCATTCGAGGGCTCTCCGTCCGATTACCTGGCCGCTACCGGGCGGGATCCCGCGTGGCGTGCACAAAGTTCCGAGGAAATTGAGGCGTTCTTCAATCGCTACATCGAACGAATCGCGCCTCTTCTGGACGACGTGTTTCGTTTCAAGCCGAATGCACCGCACGCCGCAGCGCCGCTCCCGGAGATGCTCGCCGGTTCGATGACGTTCGGATATTATGACGCACCCGGGCCGAACCAGCCGGCTGGCCGATACCTCTTCAACGCCACCAACTTGGCCGGCGGTCCGCTCGGCAATATCGCGTCCCTAAATTACCACGAGCTTGTTCCCGGACATCATTTTCATTTGGCCTCCCAGCGGGAGAACGAGGCTCTGCATCCCGTGAGGGCCAACGCTTTGTTCAATGCGTTCAATGAGGGTTGGGCCGAATATGCCGCAACCCTTGCGGGGGAGCTGGGGATGTACCAGGCGCCGGAGGAGCGTTTTGGGCGGCTCATGATGGACGCATTTCTTGCTTGTCGCCTGGTCGTCGACACGGGGATGAATGCCATGGGCTGGTCGCTGGAAGAGGCGCGCACGTTTATGCGCGAGAACGCTTTCGTGCCCGAGACGGAGATCCGCTCCGAGAGCATCCGTTACTCATGCGACATTCCGGGACAGTCGCTCGCCTACAAGATTGGCGAGCACTTTCTTACAGCGAGGCGTGAAGAGATGCGGGCGCGTCTTGGGGAGCGGTTCGATCTTCGCGACTTTCACGATGCGGTGCTCAAGCCTGGCGCCCTGCCGCTCCCGCTGGTCGCCGAGAATATTGCCAGCGCTACGGAGCAGTTGGTTGCATGA
- a CDS encoding TetR/AcrR family transcriptional regulator, producing the protein MGRAQKVSSETWVDTARQVLVEEGIAGVKVDRLAQRLGVTRGGFYHNFRDREDLLDALLQRWEEECRFLPDFPTSRSLAAVGAWFDRAVARLIEEDGYDHDFDMSVREWARSDQRATWAVERSDRERMATLQRFFDALGYSKDEALMRARVFYYHQIGYYAIGVRESTAVRKRIAHLYIDILCGQDVMERVRSAVRREAKLSA; encoded by the coding sequence GTGGGACGCGCCCAAAAAGTTTCATCTGAGACGTGGGTCGACACAGCACGACAGGTGCTGGTTGAGGAAGGGATCGCGGGGGTTAAAGTTGATCGTCTGGCCCAGCGGCTGGGGGTAACACGCGGAGGTTTCTACCATAATTTCCGCGACCGCGAGGACTTGCTCGATGCATTATTGCAGCGTTGGGAAGAGGAATGTCGCTTCCTGCCTGATTTCCCAACTAGCCGAAGCTTAGCAGCGGTTGGCGCTTGGTTTGACAGGGCCGTAGCCAGGTTAATCGAGGAAGACGGCTACGACCACGATTTCGATATGTCAGTCCGCGAATGGGCGCGGTCAGATCAGCGCGCGACTTGGGCCGTTGAGCGATCTGATCGCGAACGCATGGCAACCCTGCAACGCTTCTTCGACGCGCTCGGCTATTCAAAGGACGAAGCGCTGATGCGCGCTCGCGTTTTCTACTATCATCAGATTGGATATTACGCGATCGGCGTTCGCGAAAGCACGGCCGTTCGCAAGCGAATCGCGCACCTTTATATCGATATTCTTTGCGGCCAAGACGTGATGGAACGCGTCCGCTCCGCCGTGCGCCGAGAGGCCAAACTGAGCGCCTAA
- a CDS encoding alpha-hydroxy acid oxidase, with translation MTLEPARRPRSLKRCFSIEDLRFLAWRKLPTALFNYIDGGSDDEVTLRRNSSAFDDYSFLPRTLRDVSAIDTSTTLLNQRIAVPFILSPTGMSRLFHHGAEPAVARAAGKTGTFYSLSTMATTLLEDIAITTAGPKMFQVYLFKDKGLTAELVQRCVTARYDALCLTIDTPVAGNRERDRVTGMEMPPRFTLRSLVSFASHPAWLLAFLRNPDFDIKNVAHRVDALQGKSVSLIDYVNGQFDRTVGWDDAAALRALWPGPFVIKGVQSIVDAKRAVEIGANAIMISNHGGRQLDGAVAPVDLVPGIRDAVGDAPELIVDGGVRRGSQVVKALALGANACSLGRAYLYGLAAGGEAGVVRALTLLADEVARTMALLGSTSVRDISGDLIERTR, from the coding sequence ATGACGCTGGAACCCGCCCGCCGCCCCAGGTCGCTCAAGCGCTGCTTTAGTATTGAGGACCTGCGCTTTCTGGCTTGGCGCAAGCTGCCAACTGCTCTGTTTAACTACATCGACGGCGGATCGGACGACGAAGTTACGCTTCGACGAAACAGCTCGGCTTTCGATGACTACAGCTTTCTGCCGCGAACGCTTCGCGACGTCTCAGCGATCGACACGTCCACAACTCTCCTGAACCAGCGCATCGCGGTCCCTTTCATTCTGTCTCCGACGGGCATGTCGCGGCTGTTTCATCATGGCGCGGAGCCGGCGGTCGCGCGCGCAGCGGGGAAGACCGGGACTTTCTACTCATTGTCCACCATGGCCACGACCTTGCTGGAAGACATCGCGATCACGACTGCTGGCCCGAAAATGTTCCAAGTCTATCTGTTCAAGGACAAAGGACTGACGGCGGAGCTGGTTCAACGGTGCGTGACGGCGCGCTACGACGCGCTTTGCCTCACCATCGACACGCCGGTAGCTGGGAACAGGGAGCGGGACCGGGTGACGGGCATGGAAATGCCGCCGCGCTTCACCCTAAGAAGCTTGGTCAGTTTCGCCAGCCATCCCGCCTGGCTGCTAGCCTTCCTGCGCAATCCCGATTTCGATATCAAGAACGTCGCACATCGGGTGGACGCGCTCCAAGGAAAGAGCGTCAGCCTGATCGACTACGTCAACGGGCAGTTCGATAGGACAGTGGGGTGGGACGATGCTGCCGCGCTTCGTGCGCTTTGGCCCGGACCATTCGTTATCAAAGGCGTGCAATCTATCGTCGATGCGAAGCGGGCGGTCGAGATTGGGGCAAATGCAATAATGATCTCGAACCATGGCGGTCGCCAACTCGACGGAGCCGTCGCGCCCGTCGACCTCGTGCCTGGGATTCGCGATGCGGTCGGAGACGCCCCTGAGCTCATCGTGGACGGCGGCGTGCGTCGTGGAAGCCAAGTGGTCAAAGCGCTCGCTCTCGGCGCTAATGCCTGCTCCTTGGGCCGCGCTTACCTCTACGGCCTTGCTGCCGGAGGAGAAGCGGGTGTCGTTCGTGCACTGACTTTGCTCGCCGACGAAGTCGCGCGGACGATGGCGCTCTTGGGAAGCACCTCTGTTCGCGATATCTCCGGCGACCTAATCGAACGTACGCGTTAG
- a CDS encoding alpha/beta hydrolase, which produces MSGLVEQQFPEWALLPNTRYFEVDSARAGARYAVWVTVPPQYELNGEEHYTLVFAPDGNGMAPGAAPRMQMLSTDPIAPIEPFILVCIGYCGKDAGRTLAVRARDLLPPGEALPEGVEQSMSKIVAMGLLDQEGADLYLRHLRAPAADKFLAFITDELFPMIAAQWRVKPGDHGLFGYSYGGLFAAYAALRRPTLVTRIGAGSPGILAGSSRIFDLYRKDREDDVDHGGRRLHLTVCETELTVPGYYQAAIGAGVSEFLMLAGTQPLKGLTLTSRIIPLESHATGGLASWADYLRTCLPGQPGRSPLAA; this is translated from the coding sequence ATGAGCGGTCTCGTCGAACAGCAATTCCCGGAATGGGCACTTCTTCCAAACACGCGTTATTTCGAAGTCGACTCCGCCCGCGCTGGCGCTCGCTACGCTGTGTGGGTGACTGTGCCGCCCCAATATGAGTTGAACGGCGAAGAGCATTACACTCTTGTCTTCGCGCCCGACGGTAACGGTATGGCCCCTGGAGCGGCGCCGCGTATGCAGATGCTCTCCACCGACCCGATCGCCCCGATCGAACCGTTCATCCTGGTGTGCATTGGGTATTGCGGTAAGGATGCCGGCCGCACGCTCGCCGTGAGAGCACGGGATCTCCTCCCGCCCGGCGAGGCTCTCCCCGAGGGTGTGGAGCAGAGCATGAGCAAAATCGTGGCTATGGGGCTGTTGGATCAGGAGGGGGCGGACCTGTATCTACGCCATCTGCGCGCGCCCGCTGCCGACAAATTCCTCGCTTTCATCACCGACGAACTGTTTCCGATGATTGCGGCACAATGGCGCGTGAAACCCGGCGATCACGGTCTTTTCGGCTATTCTTACGGCGGCCTGTTCGCCGCCTATGCCGCCCTTCGGCGGCCAACGCTCGTCACTCGCATTGGAGCTGGCAGTCCAGGAATCTTGGCAGGCAGTTCGCGGATTTTCGACCTGTACAGAAAGGATCGCGAGGACGACGTCGATCATGGAGGTCGCCGTTTGCATCTCACCGTCTGCGAGACCGAACTCACCGTGCCCGGGTACTATCAAGCGGCGATCGGCGCAGGGGTTAGCGAGTTCCTGATGCTCGCCGGCACGCAGCCCCTCAAGGGACTGACCTTGACCAGTCGCATTATTCCTTTGGAATCGCATGCGACGGGTGGTCTTGCATCCTGGGCCGACTATTTGCGTACCTGCCTCCCAGGTCAGCCGGGTCGATCGCCGCTCGCGGCATGA
- a CDS encoding NAD(P)/FAD-dependent oxidoreductase: protein MKNVVVLGAGMVGTGTALALQARGFSVVLVDRSAPGSETSYGNAGVIQGEACEPYSLPRDIKTLCRIAFKDDNSVDWDVAGLWRSAPSLVSYWRHSAPNYHRTLGAQYSTLARRATHDHARWIAASGAETLIRRDGYRIAFRDGAAFELQTRQAERLRDLYGIEFEREESATLAAAEPALRQPLVGAIHWRDAWTCSDPGALVRAYSALFEKQGGELLKVELLGFEPSAIGWKLRSSEGTFDTEHVVVALGPWAPQALAPLGYKVEMVRKRGYHLHFDYPTDESVPRLNLPLLDAAFGAIYSPMRAGLRIATGADLSATSNCQPRQLRRAEAAARELLDIGEPIEKSPWTGVRPCMPDMMPVVGAAPRHRGLWFNFGHGHQGFTLGPTTGELLADAMSKGSAHTISSLAPSRLFN, encoded by the coding sequence GTGAAGAACGTCGTGGTTCTTGGCGCCGGGATGGTGGGGACAGGAACCGCCCTCGCCCTGCAGGCCCGCGGTTTTAGCGTCGTGCTTGTGGACCGCTCTGCACCTGGCAGCGAGACGAGTTACGGTAATGCAGGCGTCATCCAAGGAGAGGCCTGCGAACCCTATTCATTACCGCGCGACATCAAAACGTTGTGCCGTATCGCGTTCAAGGACGACAACAGCGTAGATTGGGACGTTGCCGGCCTTTGGCGTTCGGCGCCGTCCCTCGTGTCGTACTGGCGCCATTCAGCGCCCAACTACCATCGGACACTTGGCGCGCAATATTCAACGCTAGCACGCCGTGCGACGCACGATCATGCGAGGTGGATTGCGGCGTCCGGGGCTGAAACCCTGATCCGAAGGGACGGGTATCGCATTGCATTTCGTGACGGCGCTGCCTTCGAATTGCAAACGCGCCAGGCAGAACGACTACGGGACCTTTATGGCATCGAATTTGAGCGGGAAGAAAGCGCAACTCTCGCTGCCGCTGAACCTGCTTTGCGCCAGCCGCTAGTCGGGGCCATTCACTGGCGGGATGCTTGGACGTGCAGCGACCCTGGCGCGCTGGTCCGAGCCTATTCTGCACTGTTTGAGAAGCAGGGCGGAGAACTGCTCAAGGTGGAGCTTCTTGGTTTCGAACCAAGTGCCATCGGGTGGAAGTTGCGGTCCAGCGAGGGTACCTTCGACACCGAGCATGTGGTGGTGGCCTTAGGGCCCTGGGCGCCGCAAGCGCTCGCCCCACTGGGCTACAAGGTCGAGATGGTTCGAAAGCGTGGCTACCACCTGCATTTCGACTATCCGACCGATGAGAGTGTCCCGCGTCTTAATCTCCCGCTCTTGGACGCCGCTTTCGGCGCGATCTATTCCCCGATGCGGGCGGGACTGCGGATTGCCACAGGGGCTGACCTGTCAGCGACAAGCAATTGTCAGCCACGGCAGCTTCGACGCGCTGAAGCCGCCGCCCGTGAATTACTGGATATCGGCGAACCGATCGAAAAGTCACCTTGGACCGGCGTGCGCCCGTGCATGCCGGACATGATGCCAGTTGTAGGAGCAGCGCCTCGACATCGTGGGTTGTGGTTCAACTTCGGGCATGGTCATCAAGGTTTCACACTCGGACCGACAACTGGAGAACTTTTGGCGGACGCGATGTCTAAGGGTTCCGCTCACACCATTTCGTCTCTCGCTCCTTCGCGGCTCTTTAATTAG
- a CDS encoding metal-dependent hydrolase family protein yields the protein MTRVLFADALIFDGVSRALQEGHVLVEDGFIREVSDAPIHTPVDVRVEANGRTLMPGLIDLHVHIWAADMDVVKLSQMPAEYYSLFAANFLQSSLNRGFTTLRDAGGTDAGFAMAIEKGWIPSPRFYHSGRYISQTGGHGDFRAGHEQAFTDCMCCPPRHERFTAIADGADAVRKAVREEFRRGARAIKIMASGGVASPTDPLDKLQFTDEEILAAVDEANRRGSYVFAHCHPDAAIRRCSELGVRCIEHVSMLTPDTAAIMAKNGTYGVPTLAVVKALNDDGAKFGLPQPSIDKLANLFDAMLAGLTIMKEAGVKIGFGTDLLAQHHERQGIEFDIRAEVLDPFDVLISATSVAAEILMEEGRLGVIAPGAHADILLVDGNPLEDVRILGRGGSNLSVIMKAGAFHKNELRP from the coding sequence ATGACGCGAGTCCTCTTCGCAGACGCCCTGATTTTCGATGGTGTATCCCGCGCGCTTCAGGAGGGTCACGTCCTGGTCGAGGACGGGTTCATCAGGGAAGTGTCGGACGCCCCAATCCACACCCCCGTCGATGTCCGGGTCGAAGCTAACGGGCGCACCCTCATGCCGGGTCTCATCGACCTGCATGTTCATATCTGGGCCGCCGACATGGACGTTGTGAAGCTCAGCCAGATGCCGGCCGAGTATTATAGCCTGTTTGCCGCAAACTTTCTTCAGTCGAGCCTGAATCGCGGGTTCACCACCCTGCGCGACGCCGGTGGCACGGATGCCGGCTTCGCAATGGCGATCGAGAAGGGGTGGATCCCGAGTCCTCGCTTCTACCACAGCGGGCGCTACATCTCCCAGACCGGGGGGCATGGCGACTTCCGAGCCGGTCACGAGCAGGCGTTCACGGATTGCATGTGCTGCCCGCCAAGGCACGAGCGCTTCACCGCAATTGCCGATGGGGCGGATGCGGTCCGCAAGGCTGTCCGGGAAGAGTTCCGTCGCGGGGCGAGAGCCATCAAGATCATGGCATCCGGCGGAGTCGCCAGCCCCACGGACCCGCTCGACAAGCTCCAGTTCACCGACGAGGAGATCCTGGCCGCGGTCGACGAAGCAAACAGGCGCGGCTCCTACGTCTTTGCGCATTGTCATCCCGACGCAGCGATCCGCCGGTGCTCGGAACTCGGGGTGCGTTGCATTGAACATGTAAGCATGCTCACACCGGATACCGCTGCCATCATGGCGAAGAATGGCACCTACGGGGTGCCCACGCTGGCCGTCGTGAAGGCCCTCAACGATGACGGCGCCAAGTTCGGGTTGCCGCAGCCCAGCATAGACAAGTTGGCGAACCTGTTTGATGCCATGCTTGCCGGGCTGACGATCATGAAGGAAGCCGGTGTGAAGATCGGCTTTGGTACCGACCTTCTCGCGCAACATCACGAACGACAAGGCATTGAGTTCGACATCCGAGCGGAAGTGCTCGACCCCTTCGACGTCCTGATCTCCGCGACGTCGGTCGCTGCTGAAATTCTGATGGAGGAAGGGCGCCTCGGGGTCATCGCACCCGGAGCTCATGCGGACATATTGTTGGTCGACGGGAATCCGCTCGAGGACGTGCGCATCCTCGGCCGCGGGGGCAGTAATCTTTCGGTCATCATGAAGGCTGGCGCCTTCCACAAGAACGAACTTCGTCCGTGA
- a CDS encoding M81 family metallopeptidase, whose product MRVFIGGLATETNTFAPFPTALSAFEEYGIGRDTSLNDSSPLGGPLKVFRSCAEADGCDVVETITSFAQPGGPTVRAVYERLRDTILDDLSAAGAVDIVVLMLHGAMVAQGYDDCEGDLITRVRGIAPNAVVGVELDPHCHLTSQMVSEADVIIIAKEYPHIDFDDRARELYALCRRIALGEVAPVAVLLDTKMVGFYPTFDPPMRQIVDGLTAAETGPILSMSLAHGFPWADVEDVGTRVLVYADQDEDAAVTVARDVAATLYEQRHALLPDYPGVDDSIDRLRQSNGQVVLGDFADNPGGGAPGDSTFILRALLERELSDVVIGAFWDPLVAQVCAEAGVGAILDVRLGGKCGPTSGEPIDLEVEVRGVVENHSAGVFGQRQPMGRSVWLHSRGIDIAVCSIRTQVYERDAFTGLGIPLEDRRLIVVKSSNHYQAGFRADADHLWHVTSPGTLRLDFARMPYTKRNLNFFPREADPWASGAPEPEVFSRDAVRASSLAAHNR is encoded by the coding sequence ATGCGCGTCTTCATCGGCGGTCTCGCGACCGAAACCAACACCTTCGCACCGTTTCCGACGGCGCTGTCCGCTTTCGAGGAATATGGCATTGGACGCGATACGTCGCTCAACGACAGCTCGCCGCTGGGTGGGCCTCTGAAAGTCTTCCGTAGCTGTGCCGAGGCCGACGGATGCGACGTGGTCGAGACGATCACGAGCTTCGCACAGCCGGGCGGCCCGACGGTGCGCGCCGTTTATGAGCGTCTCCGCGACACAATTCTGGACGATCTAAGCGCCGCCGGTGCTGTCGATATCGTCGTCCTGATGCTTCACGGCGCAATGGTCGCGCAGGGTTACGACGATTGTGAGGGCGATCTCATAACGCGCGTACGCGGGATCGCTCCGAATGCCGTCGTAGGGGTCGAGTTAGATCCTCACTGTCACCTCACTTCGCAGATGGTGTCAGAGGCAGATGTCATCATCATCGCCAAAGAGTATCCGCACATCGATTTCGACGATCGCGCGCGGGAACTCTACGCGCTCTGCCGCCGCATTGCGCTCGGCGAGGTCGCCCCGGTCGCGGTCCTCTTGGACACCAAGATGGTCGGCTTTTATCCGACTTTCGATCCGCCGATGCGCCAGATCGTTGACGGGCTGACGGCGGCTGAAACAGGTCCAATCCTGTCGATGAGCCTCGCTCACGGTTTCCCTTGGGCCGACGTGGAGGACGTTGGGACCAGGGTCCTGGTCTACGCGGATCAGGATGAAGACGCGGCCGTGACCGTGGCCCGGGACGTCGCCGCCACGCTTTACGAGCAACGCCACGCGCTGCTTCCCGACTACCCGGGGGTCGATGACTCCATCGATCGGCTTCGTCAGTCGAACGGACAGGTCGTGCTGGGCGATTTCGCCGACAACCCGGGCGGCGGCGCTCCGGGAGACAGCACGTTCATCCTCCGCGCGCTGCTGGAGCGTGAACTGAGTGATGTCGTCATCGGCGCTTTCTGGGATCCGCTCGTCGCGCAGGTCTGCGCAGAGGCCGGCGTTGGGGCGATCCTTGATGTGCGACTTGGCGGGAAATGCGGCCCGACTTCGGGGGAGCCGATCGATCTCGAAGTCGAGGTCAGAGGTGTCGTCGAAAACCATAGCGCCGGAGTGTTTGGGCAGAGGCAGCCGATGGGCCGTTCCGTCTGGCTGCATTCGCGGGGGATCGACATCGCCGTGTGCTCGATCAGAACCCAAGTCTACGAGCGCGACGCTTTCACCGGGCTCGGCATCCCGCTCGAGGACAGGCGGCTGATCGTCGTGAAGTCGAGCAACCACTACCAGGCCGGGTTTCGAGCCGACGCTGATCACCTCTGGCATGTGACCTCGCCAGGGACGCTGCGGCTCGACTTCGCACGAATGCCATACACCAAGAGGAACCTGAACTTCTTCCCACGGGAGGCGGATCCTTGGGCCAGCGGCGCCCCTGAGCCGGAGGTGTTTAGTCGCGATGCAGTCCGTGCCTCGAGCCTCGCGGCGCACAACCGATGA